The Solibacillus isronensis genome window below encodes:
- a CDS encoding Na(+)/H(+) antiporter subunit F1: protein MIDLILKAALVLFMVAIGLSLFRVIKGPSLPDRAIALDTIGVNLISAIAIVSIVLKTKAFLEAILILGILAFIGTIAFSKYIERGVIVERKSAD from the coding sequence ATGATCGATTTGATTCTAAAGGCGGCACTTGTTCTATTTATGGTGGCAATCGGACTATCACTATTTCGTGTAATAAAAGGGCCATCATTGCCTGACCGCGCAATCGCTCTTGATACGATTGGTGTTAATTTAATTTCTGCGATCGCCATCGTGTCGATTGTTTTAAAAACAAAGGCATTTTTGGAAGCGATTTTAATATTGGGGATTTTAGCATTTATCGGAACGATTGCATTCTCGAAATATATAGAAAGAGGTGTCATTGTTGAGCGTAAATCAGCTGATTGA
- a CDS encoding Na+/H+ antiporter subunit G yields the protein MSVNQLIELMAALLILFGAIVSVISAFGMIRLPDVYTRSHAATKSATLSVLLCLFGGFVYFWIHDGYVSIRLILGIIFVFITAPVSGHLVCRAAYRSRVPLAEGSGDDALNEILFGEENLQVKEEVEATLKEIK from the coding sequence TTGAGCGTAAATCAGCTGATTGAATTAATGGCGGCACTTCTTATCTTGTTTGGTGCAATTGTGAGTGTCATTAGTGCATTTGGCATGATACGTTTACCAGATGTATACACACGCTCACACGCAGCTACGAAAAGTGCGACGCTCTCAGTATTGCTTTGTTTGTTTGGCGGATTCGTTTACTTTTGGATTCATGATGGCTATGTGAGCATTCGTCTCATTTTAGGAATCATCTTCGTATTTATTACAGCACCTGTTTCCGGGCATTTAGTGTGTCGCGCTGCATATCGTTCACGCGTACCACTAGCTGAAGGTTCTGGAGACGATGCGTTAAACGAAATCCTGTTCGGCGAAGAAAATTTGCAAGTAAAAGAAGAAGTGGAAGCTACATTGAAAGAAATTAAGTAA
- a CDS encoding GntR family transcriptional regulator, translating into MIFNTQSTMPIYMQVAEWIENEILADRLLPEGKVYSQYQLAEIFNINPATAGKGLTILVEKEILYKKRGLGMFVIGDAKHRILTTRRSDTLTKMAKEIVEEAKRLGVMDEDLIELIKHIQKEG; encoded by the coding sequence TTGATTTTTAATACACAAAGTACGATGCCTATTTATATGCAAGTAGCGGAATGGATCGAAAATGAGATATTAGCGGATAGGCTGCTTCCGGAAGGAAAAGTGTATTCCCAGTATCAGCTTGCCGAAATTTTTAATATTAATCCGGCGACCGCAGGAAAAGGCCTGACAATTTTAGTAGAAAAAGAAATTTTATATAAAAAGAGAGGGCTTGGAATGTTCGTGATCGGGGATGCAAAACATCGGATTTTAACAACAAGACGAAGTGACACATTGACGAAGATGGCAAAGGAAATCGTAGAAGAAGCAAAACGTTTAGGCGTGATGGATGAAGATTTGATCGAACTAATCAAGCATATTCAAAAGGAGGGGTGA
- a CDS encoding ATP-binding cassette domain-containing protein, with protein sequence MIVCEQVEKRYGRKTILTQLSFKITEPKIIGLIGRNGVGKSTLLKILAGHVKTSDGKIEVVGKKPFQNLTVAANTIFTEDAMTFPSVMNLQEILESGGKFYKNFATELAFELLKFSGISEKNHHHHLSKGQKAVFNLIYGIASRCAITLLDEPMNGMDETIRDDMYRVILKDFLVYPRIMIISSHYLNEMEHLIEDILLLHEGKVELFAPVEDVQQLAVKLVGQKENVEPALKAYEVLATYENGPIFEAFVKNSELPLPDGVRMQNLSASDVCKVLTTSKGGSVDDIYSNSKSNA encoded by the coding sequence ATGATTGTTTGCGAACAAGTGGAAAAACGGTACGGCAGAAAAACGATTTTGACACAATTGTCTTTTAAAATTACGGAGCCAAAGATTATTGGTCTGATTGGACGCAATGGTGTCGGCAAATCGACATTGCTAAAAATATTAGCAGGTCATGTAAAAACATCGGACGGGAAAATTGAAGTTGTTGGAAAAAAACCATTTCAAAATTTAACGGTTGCCGCAAATACCATTTTTACCGAAGATGCGATGACATTTCCGTCTGTAATGAATTTACAGGAAATTCTTGAATCGGGTGGGAAGTTTTATAAAAACTTCGCAACAGAATTAGCGTTTGAACTATTGAAGTTTAGCGGGATATCCGAGAAAAATCACCACCATCACCTGTCAAAAGGTCAAAAAGCAGTATTCAATTTAATTTACGGTATTGCTAGCCGCTGTGCGATTACATTGCTGGATGAGCCAATGAATGGCATGGATGAGACAATCCGTGATGATATGTACCGTGTGATTTTAAAGGACTTCTTGGTATATCCACGCATAATGATCATTTCCAGCCATTATTTAAATGAAATGGAGCATTTAATCGAAGACATTTTACTGTTGCATGAAGGGAAAGTCGAGTTATTCGCACCTGTAGAAGATGTGCAGCAGCTAGCGGTCAAGCTAGTTGGGCAAAAAGAGAACGTGGAGCCGGCATTAAAAGCGTATGAAGTGCTTGCGACATATGAAAACGGCCCAATTTTTGAAGCGTTTGTAAAAAACAGTGAGTTGCCATTACCTGATGGAGTAAGGATGCAAAATCTATCGGCAAGTGATGTGTGTAAAGTGTTGACGACATCGAAAGGGGGTTCCGTTGATGATATCTATAGTAACAGTAAGTCCAATGCGTAA
- a CDS encoding silver transporter: MISIVTVSPMRNIYEQVKWKCKAYSSMFSTVLIVYILMGLLTAGHSGTVGRGVSFVNYEEQFYSLDGLFIYTIMLMLILGWMLASKQLSRQNYSIVTTNLTEVVSTGIFLIVLCIFTLAAAISTLIISVLINLLSTGEQNIYYDSTISLTAMIGFIVCTLLAASIGYFLHAIFNFSKVAFIILAAGIFMLIRQYTYDTWQFVFGDGAMQIMGRSAVYVIVIWLLIALIRQKREVTRI; encoded by the coding sequence ATGATATCTATAGTAACAGTAAGTCCAATGCGTAATATTTATGAGCAGGTAAAGTGGAAATGTAAGGCATACAGCTCGATGTTTAGTACGGTGCTGATTGTATATATTTTAATGGGGTTACTTACAGCTGGTCATAGTGGTACTGTAGGAAGAGGTGTCAGTTTTGTGAATTATGAAGAGCAATTCTATTCACTGGACGGACTATTTATTTATACAATCATGCTAATGCTGATTTTAGGGTGGATGCTCGCTTCGAAGCAGCTTTCCCGTCAAAACTATTCGATTGTAACGACAAATCTAACGGAAGTCGTTTCGACAGGAATATTCCTTATAGTTTTATGTATTTTTACACTTGCAGCTGCAATTAGCACTTTAATTATTTCGGTTTTAATCAATCTGCTTAGTACGGGAGAGCAGAATATATATTACGACTCTACTATTTCACTTACTGCAATGATCGGTTTTATTGTTTGTACATTGCTTGCCGCATCAATCGGCTATTTTTTGCACGCTATTTTTAATTTCTCAAAGGTCGCTTTTATCATACTCGCTGCCGGTATTTTCATGTTAATTAGACAATATACGTATGATACATGGCAATTTGTTTTTGGTGATGGAGCGATGCAGATTATGGGGCGAAGTGCTGTTTATGTAATAGTTATTTGGCTTCTGATTGCATTGATCCGCCAGAAAAGAGAGGTGACACGCATATGA
- a CDS encoding glucose-6-phosphate isomerase: MIFTNLLTSKVRIWKPKRTFWFAIVYFSCGIIALVYLLFMSGNVEKIASDKVLQQQLEETEQLEKDLKNRQFESLKEEHLKFTKTFEATEENIEVVRNQTGHYLPVFISWTDSAENKIEAAYYETPLYLNKVYISPYVTAPKIEWNENKLYIVETETKIMAKSMRLSMELFNSSEYESYNNPLNELIGKRILHLNVPKQFNIIDKDGWY, encoded by the coding sequence ATGATATTTACAAACTTATTAACTTCAAAGGTACGGATCTGGAAGCCGAAACGGACGTTTTGGTTTGCGATAGTTTACTTTAGTTGTGGAATAATTGCACTTGTATATTTGCTGTTTATGTCGGGCAATGTGGAAAAGATCGCTTCTGATAAAGTTTTACAGCAGCAACTGGAGGAAACTGAACAGCTGGAGAAGGATTTAAAAAATCGCCAGTTTGAAAGTTTGAAGGAAGAGCATTTAAAATTTACAAAAACATTTGAAGCAACGGAAGAAAATATTGAAGTTGTGCGAAATCAAACAGGTCATTACTTACCGGTCTTTATTTCATGGACGGATTCGGCTGAAAATAAAATAGAAGCTGCCTATTATGAAACACCGCTCTACTTGAATAAAGTCTATATTTCGCCGTATGTTACAGCACCAAAAATTGAGTGGAATGAAAATAAGCTATACATTGTGGAGACCGAAACGAAAATTATGGCGAAATCAATGCGTTTGTCTATGGAATTATTTAACTCTTCTGAGTATGAAAGCTATAATAATCCACTCAACGAATTAATTGGTAAACGGATTTTACACTTGAATGTTCCGAAACAGTTCAATATTATTGATAAAGATGGGTGGTATTAG
- a CDS encoding metallophosphoesterase, which translates to MKKLLKLIIFIGVVYLFLYINNNWLVTTDYVHESEKIPESFDGYRITQVTDLHDATFGENQSRLVEKVRATKPDAIFITGDIVDSRRYDLENSLQAVRQLVDITDVYYVLGNHEVALNLTDEIYTALNELGVHVLPNDAVRLERNGEHIVIAGIEDPLMGKEVGQSIDEALYSMDPDAFKVLLSHRPELFEVYVEKDIDLVFTGHAHGGQIRLPFIGGLFAPTQGFMPKYTAGIYKEQETEMIVNRGLGNSLFPYRIFNLPEIYVVELKKES; encoded by the coding sequence TTGAAAAAGTTATTGAAATTAATCATTTTTATAGGTGTAGTCTATCTATTTTTATATATAAATAATAATTGGCTTGTAACAACTGATTATGTACATGAGTCAGAGAAAATTCCAGAGAGTTTTGATGGTTACCGGATTACACAAGTGACCGATCTGCATGATGCGACCTTCGGGGAAAATCAATCAAGGTTAGTGGAAAAAGTGAGGGCTACCAAACCAGATGCTATTTTCATAACGGGTGACATAGTAGATAGTCGACGCTATGACTTGGAAAACAGTTTACAGGCTGTCCGCCAGTTAGTCGATATTACGGACGTTTACTATGTACTGGGTAACCACGAAGTTGCATTGAATTTAACAGATGAAATTTATACGGCTTTAAATGAGCTCGGTGTCCATGTATTGCCGAATGATGCGGTACGTCTGGAGCGTAACGGAGAGCACATCGTCATTGCGGGTATTGAGGACCCGTTAATGGGAAAAGAAGTGGGCCAGTCGATTGATGAAGCCCTTTACAGTATGGATCCGGATGCATTTAAAGTGTTATTGTCGCACCGTCCTGAGCTGTTTGAAGTATATGTTGAAAAGGATATCGATCTAGTGTTTACAGGGCATGCACATGGCGGCCAAATTCGTCTGCCATTTATCGGCGGGCTTTTTGCACCTACACAAGGATTTATGCCGAAATACACTGCGGGGATTTATAAAGAGCAGGAAACAGAAATGATCGTAAACAGAGGGTTGGGGAATAGTCTGTTTCCTTACCGGATCTTTAATCTGCCAGAAATTTACGTCGTAGAGTTGAAAAAGGAAAGCTAG
- a CDS encoding rhodanese-like domain-containing protein produces the protein MEGIITLLAMVGIIAMIVRFMPKKGVKYITTKELQPLLEDEKYVFVDVRTEKEYKEAHIPHFINRPLGTYLGDLPKDRPIVVICQSGVRSNKACKELVKLGYTDITNVRRGMNGLRAG, from the coding sequence ATGGAAGGGATTATTACACTACTTGCAATGGTGGGAATTATTGCAATGATTGTACGTTTTATGCCGAAAAAAGGCGTGAAATATATTACGACAAAAGAGCTTCAGCCTTTACTGGAAGACGAGAAATATGTATTTGTGGATGTCCGGACGGAAAAAGAATATAAAGAAGCCCACATTCCTCATTTTATTAATCGCCCGCTTGGAACGTATTTAGGGGATTTACCGAAAGATCGGCCTATTGTTGTCATTTGTCAAAGTGGAGTGCGCAGTAATAAAGCGTGCAAGGAACTTGTAAAGCTTGGTTATACCGATATAACAAATGTTCGCCGTGGGATGAATGGACTGCGTGCAGGATAA
- a CDS encoding alanyl-tRNA editing protein, which produces MKNLFYYEDAMMKEFKSQVVKTGKDETGNFIVLDNTAFYPTGGGQPHDTGWINELEIIDVEKIDEEIRHYTAADVSNISGEISGKLHWSRRFDHMQQHAGQHILTAAFVELYDMATVSFHLGTELVTIDLNVGEVSEDQLAAVEKRANEIILENRPIETKWVTKEELAQYKLRKDVKVDEDIRLVIIPDYDYNGCGGTHPTSTGQVGLLKILATEKMKKQIRVHFVCGNRVLQQLAMRKQVLSDVARQLSAPEEEAADALRKFAKTAKQTEKNLTEAQDALLEFEAKELANETVAAATFENRSIQSLQKLARFITQQNDEAIALLVANNEDKLQFVAARGSEQTKSMKDISTAALPLINGKGGGNDALVQGGGEKNVSAEALIEAMKEAIQ; this is translated from the coding sequence TTGAAAAATCTATTTTATTACGAAGATGCAATGATGAAGGAATTTAAGTCACAAGTTGTGAAAACAGGTAAGGACGAAACAGGAAATTTCATCGTACTAGACAATACCGCTTTTTATCCTACTGGTGGCGGGCAACCTCATGATACCGGCTGGATTAATGAATTGGAGATTATTGATGTAGAGAAAATTGATGAGGAAATTCGTCATTATACGGCAGCCGATGTGTCGAATATTTCCGGGGAAATATCCGGGAAACTTCATTGGTCGCGCAGATTCGACCATATGCAACAACATGCGGGGCAACATATTTTAACAGCCGCCTTTGTGGAATTATACGATATGGCGACAGTGAGCTTCCACTTAGGAACAGAGCTTGTCACAATCGACTTAAATGTTGGCGAAGTATCTGAAGATCAGCTGGCAGCAGTGGAAAAACGGGCTAACGAAATTATTTTGGAAAACCGTCCGATTGAAACTAAATGGGTGACTAAAGAAGAACTTGCGCAATATAAATTACGGAAAGATGTAAAAGTCGACGAAGATATCCGTTTAGTCATTATTCCTGACTATGATTACAATGGCTGTGGCGGTACACATCCTACTTCTACCGGACAAGTAGGCTTGTTAAAGATTTTAGCTACTGAGAAAATGAAGAAGCAAATTCGTGTACACTTCGTCTGCGGCAATCGCGTATTACAGCAGCTGGCTATGCGTAAACAGGTTTTAAGCGATGTGGCACGCCAATTGAGCGCACCGGAAGAAGAAGCAGCTGATGCGTTACGTAAATTCGCGAAAACAGCAAAGCAAACAGAGAAGAATTTAACGGAAGCGCAAGATGCCCTTCTTGAATTTGAAGCAAAAGAATTAGCAAACGAAACAGTTGCTGCAGCGACATTCGAAAACCGCTCGATTCAAAGCCTGCAGAAGCTGGCGCGTTTTATTACTCAGCAAAATGATGAGGCAATCGCCCTTCTCGTTGCCAATAATGAAGACAAGTTGCAATTTGTTGCGGCACGTGGCAGTGAGCAAACAAAATCGATGAAAGATATTTCCACTGCTGCTTTACCGCTCATTAATGGTAAAGGCGGCGGAAATGATGCACTTGTACAAGGCGGCGGTGAAAAAAACGTTTCTGCAGAAGCACTGATTGAAGCAATGAAAGAAGCAATTCAATAA
- a CDS encoding DUF6509 family protein: MNITQFSIEEILDPTKIIEGKRYEFLLDVEVDEEDELYSPAGLEIRVIVGVIDDNVRIVNYFITDKANNEFLDFALEEDEEAMILAFCKEELSADSSETAE, from the coding sequence ATGAATATTACGCAATTTTCAATAGAAGAAATTTTAGATCCGACAAAGATTATTGAAGGTAAGCGTTATGAGTTTTTATTAGATGTAGAAGTGGATGAGGAAGATGAACTGTACTCACCTGCAGGGTTGGAAATTCGCGTAATCGTTGGGGTAATTGACGACAACGTACGCATCGTGAACTATTTCATTACGGACAAAGCAAATAATGAGTTTTTGGATTTTGCATTGGAAGAAGACGAAGAAGCGATGATTTTAGCATTTTGCAAAGAGGAATTATCAGCTGATTCAAGTGAAACAGCTGAATAA
- a CDS encoding helix-turn-helix domain-containing protein, with the protein MIFSERLKKEREKRGWSQADLAEKIHVSRQSVSKWETGKNYPSIEVIIDLSDLFGITIDEMLRSDGELKEKVIRDSKKLAYPKWKAFFDSVFLLGAFLLVVKLLIMGLNHFAGMDVIIPEGLPKILSNFLPLALMVIGGIGADQLKTKYID; encoded by the coding sequence ATGATTTTTAGTGAACGATTAAAAAAAGAGCGAGAAAAAAGAGGTTGGTCACAAGCGGATCTTGCCGAAAAAATTCATGTTAGTCGCCAATCCGTTTCTAAATGGGAAACCGGGAAGAACTATCCGAGTATTGAAGTAATCATTGATTTGAGTGATTTATTTGGCATCACTATCGATGAAATGTTGAGGAGTGACGGAGAATTGAAAGAAAAAGTAATTCGAGATAGTAAGAAATTGGCGTATCCGAAATGGAAAGCGTTCTTTGATAGCGTATTTTTATTAGGGGCATTTTTATTAGTTGTAAAACTGCTTATTATGGGCTTAAATCATTTTGCTGGAATGGATGTTATCATTCCTGAAGGCTTACCAAAAATCCTATCAAACTTCTTGCCGTTAGCTTTAATGGTAATTGGCGGGATCGGTGCAGACCAGTTGAAAACAAAATATATTGATTAA
- a CDS encoding gamma-glutamyltransferase family protein, translating into MDFLHYPFPSKRNTVIANRGMVATSQPLAAQAGLDILKKGGNAVDAAIATAAALTVVEPTSNGIGGDAFALVWMKDELYGLNASGPSAKSISKEALAERGLDKIPMHGVIPVTVPGAPSAWAALSKRFGKLPLSEVLAPAISYAEEGYPISVTLGHYWQSAYKKYKKNFTSEEFQHWFETFSIDGRMPEIGEVWNSSAHGDTLRKIAKTNGEAFYKGEIADKIDAFMKKNNGFISKEDLASYEPEWVNPIKVHYKGYDVWEIPPNGQGIVAQMALNIYQHAEPKWHDVQTLHNQIEAMKLAYTDGKAFVTELNDMPVDVETLLSKTYGESRFAEISDTALDPKPFDIPKGGTVYLATADADGNMVSYIQSNYMGFGSGIVIPETGIALQNRGYDFSLDETHPNFLKPGKRTFNTIIPGFLTKDNEAVGPFGVMGGYMQPQGHFQVVTSTIDFALNPQAALDMPRWQWIGEKRIEVEPHFPSYLVQALQRKGHDIHVAVDGGSFGRGQIIWRDQKTGVLYGGTEPRTDGAIAAW; encoded by the coding sequence TTGGACTTTTTACATTATCCGTTTCCAAGCAAGCGGAATACAGTCATCGCCAATCGCGGAATGGTCGCAACATCCCAGCCGCTCGCAGCACAGGCCGGACTGGATATTTTGAAAAAAGGCGGCAACGCAGTCGATGCAGCAATCGCAACAGCAGCAGCACTAACAGTTGTTGAACCTACATCAAATGGAATCGGCGGGGATGCCTTTGCGCTCGTCTGGATGAAGGATGAGCTTTACGGGTTAAACGCTTCAGGTCCTTCTGCCAAGTCGATTTCCAAAGAAGCGTTAGCAGAGCGAGGATTAGATAAAATTCCGATGCATGGAGTTATCCCGGTTACTGTTCCAGGCGCTCCATCAGCATGGGCAGCCTTATCGAAGCGATTCGGGAAATTGCCGTTAAGCGAAGTATTGGCCCCTGCCATCTCCTATGCAGAAGAAGGATATCCGATTTCCGTAACACTCGGACATTACTGGCAATCAGCCTATAAAAAGTATAAAAAAAATTTCACATCCGAAGAATTCCAACACTGGTTTGAAACATTCTCAATCGATGGACGGATGCCGGAAATCGGTGAAGTATGGAACTCTTCAGCACATGGAGATACATTGCGTAAAATCGCCAAAACAAATGGCGAAGCTTTCTACAAGGGCGAAATTGCTGACAAAATCGATGCCTTCATGAAAAAAAATAACGGCTTTATTTCAAAGGAAGATTTGGCAAGCTATGAACCTGAGTGGGTAAACCCGATTAAAGTACATTACAAAGGCTATGACGTATGGGAAATCCCGCCGAATGGCCAGGGTATTGTTGCACAAATGGCACTGAACATTTATCAGCATGCCGAGCCAAAATGGCATGATGTACAAACATTACATAATCAGATTGAAGCGATGAAACTTGCATATACGGACGGTAAAGCGTTTGTCACAGAATTAAATGACATGCCGGTAGATGTCGAAACATTACTATCTAAAACTTACGGCGAGTCTCGCTTTGCAGAAATCAGCGATACAGCACTTGATCCAAAACCTTTCGACATTCCAAAAGGCGGTACGGTGTATTTGGCAACAGCTGATGCGGACGGCAATATGGTATCCTATATCCAAAGTAACTATATGGGCTTCGGTTCAGGCATTGTCATTCCGGAAACAGGCATAGCGCTTCAAAACCGTGGCTATGATTTCTCACTGGATGAAACACACCCGAACTTCTTAAAACCCGGAAAACGAACATTCAATACAATTATTCCAGGATTCTTGACGAAGGATAATGAAGCGGTCGGACCATTTGGCGTAATGGGTGGCTATATGCAGCCTCAAGGGCATTTTCAGGTCGTTACATCCACAATCGACTTTGCACTCAACCCGCAAGCAGCACTTGATATGCCGAGATGGCAATGGATTGGTGAAAAGCGCATTGAAGTCGAGCCGCACTTCCCTAGTTATTTAGTGCAGGCATTGCAGCGTAAAGGCCATGACATTCATGTTGCAGTCGACGGTGGCAGTTTCGGACGTGGTCAAATTATTTGGCGAGACCAGAAAACAGGCGTGCTGTATGGTGGAACAGAACCACGTACAGATGGCGCAATTGCCGCTTGGTAA
- a CDS encoding Gfo/Idh/MocA family protein — MTKTTTIGIIGTGVVGERIINQALQNEHYEIAAIFDTNEARTAQLAAKYNVPTTNDLQALLNLKPDWVYIGTPPVSHATLAAEIAKHKLHILSEKPLAHDAADGETMVQIANEVNVQTAMHFPLMYGAAVHQLKQELAKDMGDIKRIELHTYFPEWPRKWQQNPWIASREQGGFIREIFPHYLQLTHHLFGDVEILAHETAYPEDEALCEIGVSALAKTANGIPMVINGLAGIGQEERIDYKIFGTEKVLTLRNWSEVYTSKAYEPEVEITPTEIPETMLDACRKILLGEEAFVVPFEEGLKVQRWIDELLK; from the coding sequence ATGACTAAAACAACGACGATTGGCATTATCGGTACTGGTGTTGTCGGTGAACGCATTATTAACCAAGCACTACAAAATGAACATTATGAAATTGCGGCTATTTTTGATACGAATGAAGCTCGTACAGCTCAACTGGCCGCTAAATATAATGTACCCACTACTAATGATTTACAAGCGCTATTGAATTTAAAACCGGACTGGGTGTATATTGGCACACCACCTGTCAGCCATGCAACATTAGCTGCAGAGATCGCAAAGCACAAATTACATATTTTATCGGAAAAACCGCTTGCCCATGATGCAGCAGACGGAGAAACGATGGTACAGATCGCTAATGAAGTAAATGTACAAACAGCGATGCATTTTCCGTTAATGTACGGTGCGGCAGTTCATCAGCTTAAACAAGAGCTGGCAAAAGATATGGGTGACATTAAACGTATTGAGCTGCATACGTATTTCCCTGAATGGCCGCGTAAATGGCAGCAAAATCCTTGGATTGCTTCACGTGAGCAAGGCGGGTTTATTCGGGAGATTTTCCCGCATTATTTGCAATTAACGCACCATTTATTCGGTGATGTTGAAATTTTGGCGCATGAAACTGCTTACCCTGAAGATGAAGCACTTTGTGAGATTGGGGTATCTGCTTTAGCTAAAACAGCAAACGGCATCCCGATGGTCATTAACGGGCTTGCGGGTATCGGACAGGAAGAACGCATAGACTATAAAATTTTCGGAACAGAAAAAGTTTTAACATTACGAAACTGGTCCGAAGTTTACACTAGCAAAGCATATGAGCCGGAAGTGGAAATTACCCCTACTGAAATCCCTGAAACAATGCTAGATGCATGCCGAAAAATCCTTTTAGGTGAGGAAGCATTTGTCGTACCATTCGAGGAAGGCTTAAAAGTGCAGCGTTGGATTGATGAATTGCTAAAATAA
- a CDS encoding FAD-dependent oxidoreductase yields MKVVIIGGDAAGMSAAMEIVRNNKAAHVVVLEKGEVYSYGQCGLPYVINGKVPHPEDLIARDVEEFRSKYGIDARIFHEVTAVDTKLQKVSGIDVNSKEPFEFIYDKLLIATGASPTMPKIENAHLKGIHTVKTIPQMNELMEQLPNVKHVTVIGGGYIGLEVVETVRERGLDVRLIQRGSTLMSILDTQLTDIIYEEAVKNGVEVLLNEDTVGYEGTEFVEAVRTNSGVHKTDLVIVATGVRPNTQFAQGFAKLENGALIVNEKMETSIANVYAAGDCASHFNRVNQKDDYLPLGTTANKQGRIAGLNIAGFNQKFRGIVGTSILKFFDLHIGMTGLNNEAADRLNALVEAYVMEVNDIASYYPNVQPMKLRMLVEQQSRKLVGLQIVGKHGVDKRIDVFATALYNEMTFEELLDLDLAYAPPFSGVWDAIMQAPKRYGKKE; encoded by the coding sequence ATGAAAGTTGTAATTATAGGAGGCGACGCGGCAGGAATGAGTGCAGCAATGGAAATTGTGCGAAATAATAAGGCTGCCCACGTTGTCGTATTGGAAAAAGGAGAGGTTTACTCATATGGACAATGCGGATTGCCGTACGTAATTAACGGGAAAGTCCCTCATCCAGAAGATTTGATTGCAAGGGATGTCGAGGAGTTCCGCTCGAAATATGGAATTGATGCACGCATTTTCCATGAAGTTACAGCAGTTGATACAAAACTGCAAAAAGTGAGTGGCATTGATGTAAACAGCAAGGAGCCGTTCGAATTTATATACGATAAACTGCTCATCGCTACAGGAGCATCACCGACTATGCCGAAAATTGAAAATGCCCACTTAAAAGGAATTCATACAGTAAAAACAATTCCACAAATGAATGAACTGATGGAACAGTTGCCGAATGTGAAGCACGTCACGGTCATCGGTGGGGGCTATATTGGTCTTGAAGTTGTTGAAACAGTACGGGAGCGCGGTTTGGATGTGCGTCTCATTCAACGCGGAAGCACATTAATGTCGATTCTTGATACGCAACTGACAGATATTATTTATGAGGAAGCAGTCAAAAATGGTGTGGAAGTTCTATTAAATGAAGATACGGTAGGCTATGAAGGAACCGAATTTGTAGAGGCAGTCCGAACAAACAGTGGTGTGCATAAAACAGACCTCGTCATCGTCGCAACAGGAGTACGTCCGAATACACAGTTTGCTCAAGGTTTTGCCAAGCTGGAAAACGGGGCACTTATCGTCAATGAAAAAATGGAGACTTCGATTGCTAATGTTTATGCAGCAGGGGACTGTGCATCTCATTTTAACCGTGTAAATCAAAAGGATGATTACTTACCGCTCGGAACGACAGCAAACAAACAAGGGCGTATTGCCGGGTTGAATATAGCCGGTTTTAATCAGAAGTTCCGGGGAATTGTCGGGACATCCATCTTAAAGTTTTTTGATCTGCATATAGGCATGACAGGATTAAATAATGAAGCTGCAGATCGTTTAAATGCACTTGTAGAAGCGTATGTAATGGAAGTGAATGATATTGCAAGCTACTATCCGAATGTCCAGCCGATGAAGCTTCGTATGCTTGTCGAACAGCAAAGCCGCAAGCTCGTTGGTCTCCAAATAGTAGGAAAGCACGGTGTTGATAAACGGATTGATGTATTTGCAACAGCACTTTACAATGAAATGACCTTTGAGGAGCTTTTGGACTTGGATTTAGCGTATGCACCTCCATTTAGCGGTGTTTGGGATGCGATTATGCAGGCACCAAAACGCTATGGTAAAAAAGAATAA